One region of Streptomyces sp. NBC_00442 genomic DNA includes:
- the ffh gene encoding signal recognition particle protein produces the protein MFDTLSDRLSATFKNLRGKGRLSEADIDATAREIRIALLEADVALPVVRAFIKQVKERASGIEVSQALNPAQQVIKIVNEELIGILGGETRRLRFAKTAPTVIMLAGLQGAGKTTLAGKLGKWLKGQGHSPLLVACDLQRPNAVNQLSVVAERAGVAVYAPEPGNGVGDPVKVAQDSIEFARSKQYDVVVVDTAGRLGIDQELMQQAADIRDAVSPDEVLFVVDAMIGQDAVNTAEAFRDGVGFDGVVLSKLDGDARGGAALSIAHVTGKQIMFASNGEKLEDFDAFHPDRMASRILDMGDLLTLIEQAEKTFSQAEAEKMASKLASSKGKDFTLDDFLAQMEQVRKMGSISKLLGMLPGMGQIKDQINNIDERDVDRTAAIIKSMTPGERHDPTIINGSRRARIAKGSGVEVSAVKNLVERFFDARKMMSRMAQGGGMPGMPGIPGMGGGPGRQKKQIKQGKGKRKSGNPMKRKAEEAAAAERKAQGGALGLPSAEEQKNFELPDEFKKFMG, from the coding sequence GTGTTCGATACCCTTTCCGACCGCCTGAGTGCGACGTTCAAGAACCTCCGGGGCAAAGGACGCTTGAGCGAAGCGGACATCGACGCCACGGCGCGCGAGATCCGCATCGCGCTCCTCGAGGCCGACGTCGCGCTGCCCGTAGTCCGCGCCTTCATCAAGCAGGTCAAGGAGCGCGCGTCCGGCATCGAGGTCTCCCAGGCCCTCAACCCCGCCCAGCAGGTCATCAAGATCGTCAACGAGGAGCTCATCGGCATCCTCGGCGGCGAGACCCGGCGCCTCAGGTTCGCCAAGACCGCGCCGACCGTGATCATGCTCGCGGGCCTCCAGGGTGCCGGTAAGACCACCCTCGCCGGAAAGCTCGGCAAGTGGCTCAAGGGGCAGGGGCACTCCCCGCTCCTGGTGGCCTGTGACCTCCAGCGCCCCAACGCCGTCAACCAGCTGAGCGTCGTCGCCGAGCGCGCGGGCGTCGCGGTCTACGCACCGGAGCCGGGCAACGGCGTCGGCGACCCGGTCAAGGTCGCGCAGGACTCGATCGAGTTCGCCCGCTCCAAGCAGTACGACGTGGTCGTGGTCGACACCGCGGGCCGCCTCGGCATCGACCAGGAGCTGATGCAGCAGGCCGCGGACATCCGCGACGCCGTCAGCCCCGACGAGGTCCTCTTCGTCGTCGACGCCATGATCGGCCAGGACGCGGTCAACACCGCCGAGGCCTTCCGCGACGGCGTCGGCTTCGACGGCGTGGTGCTCTCCAAGCTCGACGGCGACGCCCGCGGTGGCGCGGCGCTCTCGATCGCCCACGTCACGGGCAAGCAGATCATGTTCGCCTCCAACGGCGAAAAGCTGGAGGACTTCGACGCCTTCCACCCGGACCGCATGGCGTCCCGCATCCTCGACATGGGTGACCTGCTCACCCTGATCGAGCAGGCGGAGAAGACGTTCAGCCAGGCCGAGGCCGAGAAGATGGCCTCCAAGCTGGCGTCCAGCAAGGGCAAGGACTTCACGCTCGACGACTTCCTGGCCCAGATGGAGCAGGTCCGCAAGATGGGCTCCATCTCCAAGCTGCTCGGCATGCTGCCCGGCATGGGGCAGATCAAGGACCAGATCAACAACATCGACGAGCGCGACGTGGACCGCACCGCGGCCATCATCAAGTCGATGACCCCCGGCGAGCGCCACGACCCGACCATCATCAACGGCTCGCGCCGCGCCCGTATCGCCAAGGGTTCCGGCGTCGAGGTCAGCGCGGTCAAGAACCTCGTCGAGCGGTTCTTCGACGCCCGCAAGATGATGTCCCGCATGGCCCAGGGCGGCGGCATGCCCGGCATGCCGGGGATCCCGGGCATGGGCGGCGGCCCCGGCCGGCAGAAGAAGCAGATCAAGCAGGGCAAGGGCAAGCGCAAGAGCGGCAACCCGATGAAGCGCAAGGCGGAGGAGGCGGCGGCCGCCGAGCGCAAGGCGCAGGGCGGCGCGCTCGGCCTGCCGTCCGCCGAGGAGCAGAAGAACTTCGAGCTCCCCGACGAGTTCAAGAAGTTCATGGGCTGA